CCCGCTTTTTAGCGGCAATTTTAATGCTGCTGCTTGTTCGTTCAAGAGAAAACAGCGTCTATGTGCGTTATTGTTGGAGTGAGCTTCGACCCAAAGTACCCTATATGAAACGAATTTTACATATTGCGCTTCCAAGTGCTATGGAAAACAGTATGTTTCAGTTGGGCAGAATCCTTGTTGTCAGTATTATCACGAATTTTGGTACAACTCAGATTGCTGCCAACGGTGTTGCCAACAACCTTGATAATTTTGGCTGTATTCCAGGAATGGCCATCAACCTTGGGATTATTACGGTAGTGGGAAGATGTGTAGGCGCAGGCGATTTAAAACAGACTCGTTATTATGCGAAAAAACTAATGCGGGTATGCCTCTTGTGCACAGCGGCTTTAAATGGAATTATGATGCTGACGCTTCCGCTGATTTTAGGACTCTACAGTTTATCTTCCGAAACGATGCAGCTGACTGCAACCTTAGTCTATATTCACAGCGGCTTTTTAATCCCGCTTTATGTGCCTGCATTTTCAATTCCTAATGTACTGCGGGCGGCAAATGATGTCAAATTTCCAATGTGTATCTCAATCTTTTCCATGTGGATCTTCCGTATTATATTTAGCTATATTTTGGGCATCTACTTTGGAATGGGTGCAATCGGCGTTTGGTGTGCAATGGTGGCCGATTGGGCTTTCCGTGCAATTTGTTTTTCGGTTCGTTATTTTCGTGGCCGATGGACAAAGTATGCGGAGTACCATACTTAATAGCATGACCAAAATGCACGATTTATCCATAAATAAGATCGATTTTATCCTTGCGGGAATTGTAGAGGGAGATTAAGATAAGAATAGTTTTATAAGGATTAATATGGAAAGGAAGCGTTAGAGAGTGAAATTGCAGGAGTTGAGTGCCGCTTTGCAGAACGGTGGATTTGACCGGATTTTTCGATATCTTTATGAAGAGAGTGGAGAAGAACTTATTAAAGAGAGGCTGCGCTATCTGCGTGCGGCAGAACGCTTTTCCGGATATTATGGGAAAAGACGCGAAGTGGAACTTTTCAGTGCTCCCGGACGCACGGAGATCGGCGGGAATCATACGGATCATCAGCATGGGTGTGTGTTGGCAGCGAGCGTTAACATGGATGCGATTGCAGTTGCTTCTAAAACTGAGAATGGAAAAATTCGAATTAAGTCGGAAGGATTTTCTGAAGATGTAATTGATCTTTCAGATTTATCGATTAAAGAAGATGAAAAAAATTGCAGTGCTTCCCTGATTCGCGGAATTGCTGCGTGGTTTCAGCATAAAGGCGGAAAAATCGGTGGATTTGATGCTTATACTACTTCGAATGTTTTATCAGGAAGCGGGCTTTCCAGCAGTGCTGCCTTTGAGGTGCTGGTAGGGACGATTCTCAATGGACTTTATAATGGGCAGAAATTTTCTCCGGTCGAGATTGCCCAGGCCGGCCAGTATGCGGAGAATACTTATTTTGGCAAGCCTTCCGGGTTGCTCGATCAAGCTTCCAGCAGTGTGGGAGGCTTTGTGGCATTCGATTTTGCAGACCCTCAAAAGCCTTTGGTCGAAAAAGTAACATTCGATTTTTCAAACAGCGGATATACGCTTTGTGTGGTGGATACGCATGCTTCTCATGCAAATCTGACCCCTGATTATGCAGCAATTCCAAAAGAGATGAAGGCGGCTGCGTCTTTCTTTGGAAAGGATTTTTTGCGCGATGTTCCAGAAGAAACTTTTTACCAAAATCTTCGTGAAGTGCGCAAATCTGCGGGAGATCGTGCTGTCTTGCGCGCAATGCACTTTTTTGCAGAAAATCGCCGTGCTCAGGAAGAGACAAAGTGTTTGAAAACAAAAGACATCGATCAATTTTTTCAGCTCCTGATCGATTCAGGCAGATCGTCTTTTATGTATCTGCAGAATGTATATTCTCCGGCTCATCCGGAGCAGCAGGCGGTTAGTCTGACTCTTGGTCTCTGTGAACGGCTTCTTTCGAAGACAGGCGGCTCGTGGCGGATTCAGGGCGGGGGGTTTGCCGGAACAGTGCAGGCATTTGTTCCGAACGAAAGTCTCGAGCTTTTCCGCAAAGAGATTGATGCCTTTTTAGGAGAGGGGTCCTGCCATGTACTCAAAATTCGTCCGGTGGGCGGTGTCTCCCTGACACAAGAAAATGGAAAGGAAATTTGCGATGGCTGAATTAAGATGGAATCCGCTTTTAAAGGATTGGCATATGATTGCGAGCAACCGGCAGAATCGGCCGCAGATGCCAAAAGATTATTGTCCGTTTTGTCCGAGCTTTGGAAATGTGCCGGATTATGAGGTAATGGAGTATGATAATGATTTTCCGGCGCTGACCCAGAATCCTTCGGAGCCCGACCCGGTGGGAAATGAATTTTTTAAGGTCGCGCCAAACTACGGAAAATGCGAAGTGATTCTTTATTCTCCCGGACATACGATAACCATGCCGCAGCTTTCGGACAGCCATATGAGAAAATTGGTGGATTTATGGTGTGAACGCTTTTCAAAAATGGCAGAGGACAAAAAAATCAAATATGTGTTTCCGTTTGAAAACCGCGGAGATGTTGTAGGCGTCACGATGCCGCATCCCCATGGACAAATGTATGGATATCCTTTTATTCCAAAGCGGATACAGGTTGAAGCTGAGAGTGCAAAGGAGTATTATAGTAAGAACGGGAAGTGCCTGTTCTGTGAAATGCTGAATCAGGAGAAAAAAGCAAAGTCACGAATTATTTTCGAAAATGAATTTTATACGGTTTATCAGCCGTTTTATACGGATTATCCCTATGGAGTTTATCTGATTCCCAATCGTCATGTGGCATATCTTACCGAGTTGACTGATGCGGAAAAAGATGCTTTGGGGATCACGGTCCGTGATACTGTTGGAATGCTGGACTCTCTTTTTGATGATCGGTTTCCTTATATGATGTGTATGTATAGTGCTCCGGTCAATGCCGGGGATTATGAAAAAGATTTTCACTATCATATTAAATTCTTCCCGCCGATGCGCAGCGCGGAAAAACAGAAGTTTAATGCTTCCAGCGAAACGGGAGCATGGGCCAACTGCAATCCGACCTGCCCGGAAGAAACCAGCAAAGAGCTGCGCGCGGCTTATCAGAGATATCTGCAGAACCGTCCCGCGCAGAATCAGTAACAGTGCCGTATCATACGGTGGAAAGGAACTTTTTATGAAGACAGTTTTGGTAACAGGAGGCGCTGGATTTATCGGCAGTCATACCTGTGTAGAACTTTTAGAGAACGGATATTCCATTGTTGTCATGGACAATTTCGTAAATTCTAATATGAGCGCCGTAGAGGCAATTGGCAAAATTACCGGAAAAGACTTTCCGTTTTACGAATGCGATATGTTGGATGAAGAGGCTTTCGAAAAAATCTTTGCAGAGAATCATATCGATGCAGTGATTCATTTTGCCGGACTTAAAGCGGTTGGAGAGAGTGTTTCCAAGCCGCTGGAATATTATCATAATAACTTGACGGGAACTTTGATCCTTTTAAAATTGATGCGTAAATATCATGTCAAACAGTTCGTATTCAGTTCTTCGGCAACTGTATACGGCAGCGAAAATCCGGTTCCGTTTAAGGAAGATATGAAGATCGGTGGGACAACCAATCCTTATGGAACGACAAAAGTGATGATCGAACAAATTCTGCAGGACGTCTGCGTGGCGGATAAAGAAATGCAGGTCGCACTTTTGCGGTACTTTAACCCGATCGGAGCGCATCAGTCCGGATTGATCGGAGAAAATCCAAATGGAATTCCCAATAATCTGATGCCTTATATTGCCCGGGTGGCAGCGGGAGATCTTCCCTGCCTTTCCGTCTATGGAGATGATTATGATACACCGGACGGGACTGGCGTGCGGGATTATATCCATGTTTGTGACCTTGCGACCGGCCACATTAAGGCCTTGGAAAAGCTGGATTCCATTAAGGGCGCAGAGATTTATAACCTCGGTACCGGATGCGGCAGCTCGGTGCTGGAAGTGGTCCATGCGTTTGAAAAAGCCAGCGGAAGAAAGGTTCCATATAAAATTACGCCGCGCCGTGCCGGAGATATTGCGACCTGTTATGCGGATGTTTCCAAAGCCAAAAAAGAATTACATTGGCAGGCAAAATATAATTTGGATGATATGTGCCGTGACAGTTGGAATTTTATTCAGCACACTAAGCAAAATTGAAAAAAGCTCCGCATTTTGCGGGGCTTTCTTTTTATAAAATTTATGAAACTTTTGCCGGAACCGAAAGTTTTTGTGATATGATAGAAAAAGAAGTTTTTAGGATTATGTAAGGAGGATCATTCATGGCTTTTTGTCATTTTATTCCAACAAAAGTTCTTTACGGGAAGGGAAGCTTAGAAACACTTCATGAGCAGAAAATGCCCGGAAGAAAAGCATTGATTGTGATTTCGGCGGGAATTTCAATGAAAAAATACGGTTATCTGAAACGGGTAGAAGAGCAGCTTGATAAAGCAGGCGTCATGCACGTCTTGTTTGACCGGATTCAGCCGAACCCAATTAAAGCACATGTCATGGAAGGGGCCAAGCTTGCAAATGCGGTCGGCTGTGATTTTGTCGTTGGTCTAGGCGGCGGCAGCAGTATCGATTCGGCAAAGGCAATCGCCGTGATGGCAACAAATCCGGGAGATTATTGGCAGTATGTAGAAGGAGAGCCATTAAAAAAATCTCCGCTGCCGATTGTAGCAATTCCGACGACCGCCGGGACTGGGACAGAAGCAGATCTCTGGACGGTGATTACAAACGAAAAGACGCAGGAAAAAAGAGGCTTCGGCTGCGATGAAACTTATCCGAAAATTGCGGTGGTGGATTCTGACCTGATGATGACAGTTCCTCCTCGTTATACAGCTTTTCAGGGATTTGATGCACTTTTTCACAGCACAGAAGGATACCTTTCCAATCAGGCAGATCTTTTCAGTGATTTGTATGCCCTTAAAGCGATCGAGCTGATTGGAAAAAATCTCAGAATGGCTGTTGAAAATGGAGAAAACGAGGAAGCTCGTGGGAATATGGCACTGGGAAGTATGATCTCTGGATTTGTGGAATCTACGGCCGGCTGCATCTCGGAACATTCGATTGAGCATGCACTCAGCGCGAAGCATCCGGATCTGCCGCATGGAGCAGGACTAATTATGATTAGCGAAGCGTATTACCGCCAGTTCTGCAATAAAGGCTGCTGTGATGAACGTCTGGTTCGGATGGCAAAAGCACTCGGAAACGAAAAGGCGGAGAAACCGGAAGATTTTGTAATTGCTCTGCATGAATTGATTGAAGCGTGCCATGTAGACGATTTAAAAATGTCGGGCTATGGAATTTTGAAAGAAGACCTTCATTCTCTGAGAGTGGATGCAATGGGTTCGATGGGCGGCAATTTCAAAAAGGATCCGGCGCCTCTTTCAGGGGACGAAGTGGAAGCAATTTTAGAGGTTTCTTACCGGTAAAAAGGAGCGGATATTTTTGCAGGAAAAGGAGCAAAACGCAGATTGCTGCGCAGTAGTCGTGGCGGCAGGGACTTCTAGCCGCATGGGGTTTTCCAAACAGGAAGTGCCTGTCTTAGGAATGCCTGCACTGGAATATTGTCTATCTGCATTCGAAAAAGTGCCGCGGGTCGGGGCAATTGTAGTCGTCTGTCCGATAGGAAAACAGGAATTTTATGAAAAATGGCTTTTGCCAAAATTTCATAAGCCGCTTTTCGTTATACAAGGCGGCGATACCCGACAGAAATCGGCGCAAAAAGGGGTTCAGGCGTCACCTGATTATCCACTGATTGCAGTACATGACGGAGCCAGAATTTTAATTACGCCGGAAGAAATCGAACGTGTCATTTCCGATGCCAAAAAATATGGTGCTTCTGCGTTGGCGATGCCGGTAAAGGATACCATTAAAATGGTCGATGAAAGTGGGTTCGTTTTAAAAACCCCACAGAGAGATACTCTTTGGGCGGTACAGACGCCCCAAGTGTTCGGGCGAAAGCAATATTTAGAGCTTTTAAAAAAAGCAGACGGCGATGATACGGATGACTGCCAGCTCTTCGAAAAGGCAGGGGAAAAGGTTCATCTCTGTAGGGGCAGCTATACGAATTTTAAACTGACCACACCGGAAGACTTGAAATTTGCGGAAGTAATCCTGAAAAAACGGGAGGAAAACAGATGAGAATTGGGCATGGATATGATGTTCACCGCTTAGTTGAGGGACGAAAGCTGATTTTAGGAGGAACAGAGATCCCATATAAAAAGGGACTTTTGGGGCATTCAGATGCAGATGTATTGCTGCATGCAGTTTCGGATTCTCTTTTGGGTGCTTTGGCGTTGGGAGATATTGGATGTTTGTTTCCTGATACCGATCCCGCTTATGAGGGGGCGGATAGCTTGCTCCTGCTTCAAAAAGTTGTGCAGAAAGTTCGTGAAAAAGGCTACTCTGTTGAAAATTTGGATGCGACAATTTTATGCCAAGAACCCAAGTTGCGCCCTTATATTGCAGAAATGCGCAAAAATATCGCGAAAGCTTGTCTGATAGAGCCCCAAAGAGTCAGCGTAAAAGCAACGACGGAAGAAGGTCTAGGTTTTACCGGCTCCGGAGAGGGAATCGCCGCTCACTGTGTTTGTCTTTTAACAGAAAAAAATAATTAAATACTTTCTTTTCTTGAATCGAAAATAGTCAGATTGGCGTCCTTCTGCATACTCTGGAGTAAAACAGAGGGGTGGTTAGCTATGGAAAGACCAATGATTCTGGTTAGCTCAATTACGTATGCATTAAAAGGGCGGGATCTCCTGCTTTCTTATAGAATTTCTTCTTTTGTAGAACGAATTCCTCATTTATCGAAACAAACAGGCTGTGGATATGCTTTGTATGTGCCAAAGAAAACGGATGAAGCAGAAACGATTCTCAAAGAAGCTGGTATCAGAGTTCTCGGGCGTGAGAAAAGGGCGAGTACAGTATGATTTATCTTGATAATGCGGCAACTACATTCCCAAAACCAACAGAAGTTTGGAAGGCAATGCAGCTTGCTTTAGTACGTTATGGGGCAAATCCGGGCAGATCCGGACACAGTATGAGTCTGCGTGCTGCAGAGGAGGTTTATCGCTGTAGGGAAGCGGCTGCAAAACTTTTTGATGCTGAAGGACCAGAAAATGTGGCCTTTACAATGAACTGCACGCAATCCCTGAATTTTGCAATTAAAGGACTGGTGAAAACTGGGGGGCATGTGGTTACTTCTAATTTGGAGCATA
This genomic window from Caproicibacterium sp. BJN0003 contains:
- a CDS encoding MATE family efflux transporter, which encodes MDLRDGVQHALFTKRDISRLLWPLVVEQVLEVTVGMADVLMVSSVGEAAVSGVSLVDMINVLILNIFAAMATGGAVVVSQWLGAQEREKACHTAAQLLMAALLLAVCIMILVLVFRSSLLHLFFGPVEPDVMDACLIYFSISAWSYPFIALYNAGAALYRSMGNSRISMYTSIFMNIVNVSGNAICVYGLHMGVAGVAMPSLVSRFLAAILMLLLVRSRENSVYVRYCWSELRPKVPYMKRILHIALPSAMENSMFQLGRILVVSIITNFGTTQIAANGVANNLDNFGCIPGMAINLGIITVVGRCVGAGDLKQTRYYAKKLMRVCLLCTAALNGIMMLTLPLILGLYSLSSETMQLTATLVYIHSGFLIPLYVPAFSIPNVLRAANDVKFPMCISIFSMWIFRIIFSYILGIYFGMGAIGVWCAMVADWAFRAICFSVRYFRGRWTKYAEYHT
- a CDS encoding galactokinase — translated: MKLQELSAALQNGGFDRIFRYLYEESGEELIKERLRYLRAAERFSGYYGKRREVELFSAPGRTEIGGNHTDHQHGCVLAASVNMDAIAVASKTENGKIRIKSEGFSEDVIDLSDLSIKEDEKNCSASLIRGIAAWFQHKGGKIGGFDAYTTSNVLSGSGLSSSAAFEVLVGTILNGLYNGQKFSPVEIAQAGQYAENTYFGKPSGLLDQASSSVGGFVAFDFADPQKPLVEKVTFDFSNSGYTLCVVDTHASHANLTPDYAAIPKEMKAAASFFGKDFLRDVPEETFYQNLREVRKSAGDRAVLRAMHFFAENRRAQEETKCLKTKDIDQFFQLLIDSGRSSFMYLQNVYSPAHPEQQAVSLTLGLCERLLSKTGGSWRIQGGGFAGTVQAFVPNESLELFRKEIDAFLGEGSCHVLKIRPVGGVSLTQENGKEICDG
- the galT gene encoding galactose-1-phosphate uridylyltransferase; the encoded protein is MAELRWNPLLKDWHMIASNRQNRPQMPKDYCPFCPSFGNVPDYEVMEYDNDFPALTQNPSEPDPVGNEFFKVAPNYGKCEVILYSPGHTITMPQLSDSHMRKLVDLWCERFSKMAEDKKIKYVFPFENRGDVVGVTMPHPHGQMYGYPFIPKRIQVEAESAKEYYSKNGKCLFCEMLNQEKKAKSRIIFENEFYTVYQPFYTDYPYGVYLIPNRHVAYLTELTDAEKDALGITVRDTVGMLDSLFDDRFPYMMCMYSAPVNAGDYEKDFHYHIKFFPPMRSAEKQKFNASSETGAWANCNPTCPEETSKELRAAYQRYLQNRPAQNQ
- the galE gene encoding UDP-glucose 4-epimerase GalE, which produces MKTVLVTGGAGFIGSHTCVELLENGYSIVVMDNFVNSNMSAVEAIGKITGKDFPFYECDMLDEEAFEKIFAENHIDAVIHFAGLKAVGESVSKPLEYYHNNLTGTLILLKLMRKYHVKQFVFSSSATVYGSENPVPFKEDMKIGGTTNPYGTTKVMIEQILQDVCVADKEMQVALLRYFNPIGAHQSGLIGENPNGIPNNLMPYIARVAAGDLPCLSVYGDDYDTPDGTGVRDYIHVCDLATGHIKALEKLDSIKGAEIYNLGTGCGSSVLEVVHAFEKASGRKVPYKITPRRAGDIATCYADVSKAKKELHWQAKYNLDDMCRDSWNFIQHTKQN
- a CDS encoding iron-containing alcohol dehydrogenase, whose amino-acid sequence is MAFCHFIPTKVLYGKGSLETLHEQKMPGRKALIVISAGISMKKYGYLKRVEEQLDKAGVMHVLFDRIQPNPIKAHVMEGAKLANAVGCDFVVGLGGGSSIDSAKAIAVMATNPGDYWQYVEGEPLKKSPLPIVAIPTTAGTGTEADLWTVITNEKTQEKRGFGCDETYPKIAVVDSDLMMTVPPRYTAFQGFDALFHSTEGYLSNQADLFSDLYALKAIELIGKNLRMAVENGENEEARGNMALGSMISGFVESTAGCISEHSIEHALSAKHPDLPHGAGLIMISEAYYRQFCNKGCCDERLVRMAKALGNEKAEKPEDFVIALHELIEACHVDDLKMSGYGILKEDLHSLRVDAMGSMGGNFKKDPAPLSGDEVEAILEVSYR
- the ispD gene encoding 2-C-methyl-D-erythritol 4-phosphate cytidylyltransferase yields the protein MQEKEQNADCCAVVVAAGTSSRMGFSKQEVPVLGMPALEYCLSAFEKVPRVGAIVVVCPIGKQEFYEKWLLPKFHKPLFVIQGGDTRQKSAQKGVQASPDYPLIAVHDGARILITPEEIERVISDAKKYGASALAMPVKDTIKMVDESGFVLKTPQRDTLWAVQTPQVFGRKQYLELLKKADGDDTDDCQLFEKAGEKVHLCRGSYTNFKLTTPEDLKFAEVILKKREENR
- the ispF gene encoding 2-C-methyl-D-erythritol 2,4-cyclodiphosphate synthase, yielding MRIGHGYDVHRLVEGRKLILGGTEIPYKKGLLGHSDADVLLHAVSDSLLGALALGDIGCLFPDTDPAYEGADSLLLLQKVVQKVREKGYSVENLDATILCQEPKLRPYIAEMRKNIAKACLIEPQRVSVKATTEEGLGFTGSGEGIAAHCVCLLTEKNN
- a CDS encoding putative Se/S carrier-like protein, which gives rise to MERPMILVSSITYALKGRDLLLSYRISSFVERIPHLSKQTGCGYALYVPKKTDEAETILKEAGIRVLGREKRASTV